The window CCTAATTTCCTTCATCGCCATTGCAAACTGTTTTGGCAACAGGTCCTTTGAAGCTTCTGCTGCTCCTGCCAGCAGAAGCAGACCGGCAACTGATTCCTGTTCATTCACAGCAGGTGCGAGCAAAGCACCCTCACTATGCCCCAAAATCACAACAGAATGAGCATCCACACGATGATCACTTTTTAAAAAACGGACACAGGCTGCAGCATCATCAATTAAGTCCCTCACCCCGGCGCTATAATAATCTCCCTCACTCTCATGGGTTCCTCTCTTATCATAACGAAGAGTGATAAAGCCTAAGGAGGTTATAAAGTCAGCTAAATCCTTATAAAGATTGAGCTTGATGGCTTGATCATTACCATCCCTATTGGTCATTCCTGTTCCGGGGAAAACCAAGACAGCTGGATTTTTTTCTTTCAAGCTAGTCGGGAGTGTTAACGTACCCTTAAGTGTAAATACACTTTCAATTGTTACTTCAATATTTTGAACCATAGTCACATCCTCCTACTCGGATTCCGGAATAATAATCGTGGAGATAAACCGTTTCTTTCGATCTGGATTAGGATTATTTGTAGATGCCTTTTGAAAGACCTTCACCAGTTCCATAAAAAAATCTCGTAATTCCTCATCACTTAAATAGAAGGCAGTCTGTCTGTATGATACTCCATCACGTTCCATATCAACATTTTCCTTCTCTAAGTAACTCTCAAATTGTGCCAAAAGCTGAGTGGTAAAAAACATGAAATATTGAATATGTTCTTCCTTTGAAATTTCATCCATATCCTTGGATGTAACGCTCGCTTCCATTAAATTTAAACCATAGACCTTTTCAATCGTTCCGCGAATTGGTTTCTCCTCCGTTATGATTAATATATTGGCTTTCACGAGGGTATCTAGCTGACGGTAAAGAGTTGCCTGAGCAATATCCGGAAGAAGCTTCGCAAGCTCTTTAGCTGTTTTCTCATCACCCCCAAGGAATTTTTGAATGATTCTTAACCGGACAGGATGAAGCAGAATATCCATTTTTCGTTCCTTCACTTTTCATCACCTTACTATTATTTATATTGATTATATTATCATATTTGATAACAAATAGTCAAAGAATGGTACTAACAAAACATATCGATATATTTATACTCCACAAAACAATAAGCTGAAGGCTCTCAAATTGCTGAGAGTCTTCAGCTTATTGAATAAATCTTATAGGATAAGCGATTAAAAAATTGAATGATTGTACCGATACAGACCACTAATACAATGGTCCCGGCACCGATGTGCCCTCCAATTAAGATCCCAATCATAATAAACGTAATCTCCATAATAGTTCTTGATGCCATTAAGCTTAATTGGAACCTTTCACATAAGGCAACCATCATACCGTCATACGGCATTCTTGGCAGATTGGGCGTTAAATAAATTCCTACTCCAATGCCAATCAATAATACCCCTAGTAGAAAACACCCCCATCTTAATAGAGGAGTGCTTAAAAATAATTCAAAATCATAAAAAACGATTTCCATCCAAAAATCAACCACAAGTCCCCAAAAGACCATCGTAATCACTGACTCGAATTCTGGTCTTTTCTTTAATAGAAAAGAATTAAAGATCAAAAATAAAGCTTGAGAAATTATTACCCACGTTCCAAAGGTTAAACCCGACTTTTCAGCTAAAACCATTAGGACAACATCTTGGGGGCCTGCCCCTGCATTGGACTTTAAAATAAACGTAACCCCTAAACAAGCAATACTAATACCAAACACATAAAAAATCAGTCTTTTCCCCATCCATATCCCTCAAAAAAATAGATTTTTTTCTCCAAGCATGACTACCTTTGCAGCTTCATTGTTCTAAAATATACAGCTTTTCCCCTATTTATTCCGAATTTATTAGAGCTTGCTCAATAGATTACCATTTTCAATGCTCGCCATCTCCCTCTCGATTATGATAAGATTCTAGTTGCACAAAATAATAACAGGAGGACAGGTAGATGACAAAGCTTCACGGTTTTATCGGTACATATACAAAAGGCAGCAGTGAAGGGATCTATTCCTTTGCCTTCGATACCCAATCAGGTCAAATTGATAAAATAAGCG of the Bacillus tuaregi genome contains:
- a CDS encoding alpha/beta hydrolase family protein — protein: MVQNIEVTIESVFTLKGTLTLPTSLKEKNPAVLVFPGTGMTNRDGNDQAIKLNLYKDLADFITSLGFITLRYDKRGTHESEGDYYSAGVRDLIDDAAACVRFLKSDHRVDAHSVVILGHSEGALLAPAVNEQESVAGLLLLAGAAEASKDLLPKQFAMAMKEIRETKGFKGWLYKILKAADKAQKQQDAIMKKILNSKEDILRIKGTKVNAKWMREQFDYNVCEYLQKVTCPTLAITGEKDIQVPPEHAEKIAQMVKGESEWHIIQNMNHILRKYPKTHHMLTLMKEYKTLFDQPIDSELIEILEKWLTERYLH
- a CDS encoding helix-turn-helix domain-containing protein; amino-acid sequence: MKERKMDILLHPVRLRIIQKFLGGDEKTAKELAKLLPDIAQATLYRQLDTLVKANILIITEEKPIRGTIEKVYGLNLMEASVTSKDMDEISKEEHIQYFMFFTTQLLAQFESYLEKENVDMERDGVSYRQTAFYLSDEELRDFFMELVKVFQKASTNNPNPDRKKRFISTIIIPESE
- a CDS encoding YczE/YyaS/YitT family protein, translating into MGKRLIFYVFGISIACLGVTFILKSNAGAGPQDVVLMVLAEKSGLTFGTWVIISQALFLIFNSFLLKKRPEFESVITMVFWGLVVDFWMEIVFYDFELFLSTPLLRWGCFLLGVLLIGIGVGIYLTPNLPRMPYDGMMVALCERFQLSLMASRTIMEITFIMIGILIGGHIGAGTIVLVVCIGTIIQFFNRLSYKIYSIS